One genomic window of Pseudomonas chlororaphis subsp. piscium includes the following:
- the hexR gene encoding transcriptional regulator HexR — translation MNLLQHIAQSRHLLRKSELKVADHVLLDPAAVMHSSMADLAHSVGISEPTIVRFCRAIGCSGFQDLKLKLAQSLAAGASFGQFAIHEDDSVADYSLKIFDTTLHTLMEVREKLDPVELQRAVTLMSQAQRVEFYGFGASGAVAADAQHKFFRLLLTAAAYSDPHMQAMSAVTLKPTDVAICISQSGRSKDLLITANLVRESGASLITLCPSQTPLAELSTVNLAIDVHEDTEIYTPLTSRIAHLVVIDVLAMGVAMARGPSLVNHLKSVKRSLRSLRLSPKSVKALDD, via the coding sequence TTGAATCTGTTGCAGCACATTGCCCAATCACGCCATCTCTTGCGCAAGTCGGAGCTCAAGGTCGCCGATCATGTGCTGCTCGACCCTGCGGCTGTGATGCACAGCTCCATGGCCGATCTGGCCCACAGCGTGGGTATCAGCGAGCCGACCATCGTGCGCTTCTGCCGGGCCATCGGTTGCTCGGGGTTCCAGGACCTGAAGCTCAAGCTGGCCCAGAGCCTGGCTGCCGGGGCGAGCTTCGGCCAGTTCGCGATTCACGAAGACGATTCGGTCGCCGACTACAGCCTGAAGATCTTCGACACCACTTTGCATACCCTGATGGAGGTTCGCGAGAAGCTCGATCCGGTGGAGTTGCAAAGGGCTGTGACCCTCATGTCCCAGGCCCAGCGCGTGGAGTTCTACGGCTTCGGCGCTTCCGGCGCGGTGGCGGCGGATGCCCAGCACAAGTTCTTCCGCCTGCTGCTGACCGCGGCGGCCTATTCCGACCCGCATATGCAGGCGATGTCGGCGGTGACCCTCAAGCCTACCGACGTGGCGATCTGCATTTCCCAGTCCGGGCGTTCCAAGGACCTGCTGATCACCGCCAACCTGGTGCGTGAAAGCGGCGCCTCGCTGATCACCCTGTGCCCGAGCCAGACACCGCTGGCCGAGCTGTCGACCGTCAACCTGGCGATCGACGTGCACGAAGACACCGAGATCTACACCCCGCTGACCTCGCGCATCGCCCACCTGGTGGTGATCGACGTCCTGGCGATGGGCGTGGCCATGGCCCGGGGCCCGAGCCTGGTCAACCATCTCAAGAGCGTCAAGCGCAGCCTTCGCAGCCTGCGCCTGTCGCCCAAGTCGGTGAAGGCGCTCGACGACTGA
- a CDS encoding PA3496 family putative envelope integrity protein has translation MARPYEESNSAVKTRRQQEDQRRMEFRRAIEHRCELRRLQQEINDYPELDAVNYWQAAPAASRQNVQQAR, from the coding sequence ATGGCCCGGCCTTACGAAGAGAGCAACAGCGCAGTCAAAACCCGTCGTCAACAGGAAGACCAGCGCCGCATGGAATTTCGCCGCGCGATCGAACATCGCTGTGAGCTGCGCCGTCTGCAGCAGGAAATCAACGACTACCCCGAGCTGGACGCCGTCAATTACTGGCAGGCAGCCCCGGCAGCTTCCCGTCAAAACGTTCAACAAGCCCGCTGA
- a CDS encoding LysR family transcriptional regulator: MRKSLMRMTLRQLQIFNEVCDLRSYSRAADEMSLTQPAVSLQIRQLEELIGQPLFDYVGKKLYMTEAAEALQRASRDIFGRLENLDMQLSDMQGSLQGQLKLAVESSAKYFVPHLFAAFKRQHPEVNLQLTVVNRGQVIRRLSDNRDDLVIMSMVPQDMGLEFLPFLNNPIVAVAPPDHPLCHLGPLRLQDLEPYNLLVREQGSGTRLACEEYFKEKRVHFTQTLEVSSAEAQRECVLAGLGVALLTRHALNLELATGGLVELPVEELPLYRSWCLVQAKAKRLSPVAHAFLGFIRSERVQISGLVERFDGKLPGLPASN; this comes from the coding sequence ATGCGTAAGTCCTTGATGCGTATGACATTACGCCAACTGCAGATTTTCAATGAGGTCTGCGATCTGCGCTCCTACAGCCGGGCTGCAGACGAAATGTCCCTGACCCAGCCCGCCGTCAGCCTGCAGATTCGCCAGTTGGAGGAGCTGATCGGCCAGCCGCTGTTCGACTACGTGGGCAAGAAGCTCTACATGACCGAGGCCGCCGAAGCGCTGCAACGGGCCAGCCGCGACATCTTCGGGCGCCTGGAGAACCTCGACATGCAGCTGTCGGACATGCAGGGCTCCTTGCAGGGCCAGTTGAAGCTAGCGGTGGAGTCCAGCGCCAAGTACTTCGTGCCGCACCTGTTCGCCGCCTTCAAGCGCCAGCATCCGGAGGTCAATCTGCAACTGACGGTGGTCAACCGGGGCCAGGTGATCCGCCGCCTCTCGGACAACCGCGACGACCTGGTGATCATGTCCATGGTCCCGCAGGACATGGGCCTGGAGTTCCTGCCATTCCTCAACAACCCGATCGTCGCCGTGGCGCCGCCCGACCATCCGCTGTGCCACCTGGGGCCGCTGCGCCTGCAGGACCTGGAACCCTACAACCTGCTGGTGCGCGAACAGGGCTCGGGCACGCGCCTGGCCTGCGAGGAGTATTTCAAGGAAAAGCGCGTGCACTTCACCCAGACCCTGGAAGTGTCGTCGGCCGAAGCGCAGCGGGAGTGTGTGCTGGCGGGTCTGGGCGTGGCGCTGTTGACGCGCCACGCCCTGAACCTTGAGTTGGCAACCGGAGGACTCGTCGAGTTGCCGGTGGAAGAGCTGCCGTTGTATCGCAGCTGGTGCCTGGTGCAGGCCAAGGCTAAACGCCTGTCACCGGTAGCGCATGCGTTCCTGGGGTTTATCCGCAGCGAACGGGTGCAGATCAGCGGGCTTGTTGAACGTTTTGACGGGAAGCTGCCGGGGCTGCCTGCCAGTAATTGA